TCGGGTGCCACCTTTAGCTGGTCGCCGGCAAGTTCGTTGAACAACCCCAATATTAACGCCCCAATTGCCTCGCCCATCCAAAGCACAACTTATACCGTTACAGCTACCAACTATTTAGGGTGTGTAAATACGGCATCGGTTGGCATTGAGGTTGAAACCTGCAATACGGCAATAAATGACGGTATAGCAGCAAATGAAACAGGATGGAAGGTAAGCCCTAATCCGGCAACAAATTACCTTCAAATTCAGTATCCGGATGCCTGGGCTAACGCTGCCAATGCCTCTAACATGGTTTTACAATTATACAATACCTTAGGACAAAGCGTTTTGACTATGCCGGTTTTATTAGGTGGTAATGAGTTTAAAACAAGCCAAATTGCCTTGCCAACAAACCTCAGTGCAGGGGTTTACTTGGTTTCATTACTTAGCCAAACAAGTAAAACACCACTTGCCCAGCAGCGTATTGTTATTACAAAATAATTATTTTGCTCAAACAAAAGAAAAAACACAACACAAGGCAAGTACATCAATTTTTGTCTTAACTTTAGGCCATCCGAAGTAAAAATATTTTATTTCGGGTGGTTTTTTTATGCTATCTTTATTGTTGCAAAAACAGTTATAACCAGCGTTGAACAAACAAATATATATATGGCTATCTTTTTTAACACAATACCGCCTTTAATTTTTGATATGCCACAAAAAATGCCAACCAAAAAATGGCTCGCCGCTTTGGTTGCGCACCATAGCCCATTACAAAAAATTGGAAATTTAAACTACCAATTTTGTACAGATGAGTATTTGCTTGCTCTAAACAAAAAATACCTGAAACACAAAACCCTTACCGATATTATTACTTTTGATTTGCACGAAAAAGAAGATCAAATTTCGGGCGATTTGTTTATTAGCCTCGAACGTGTGCGCGATAATGCGCTAACCTATCATGTACCCGAAATGGAGGAACTGCGCCGCGTAATGGCACATGGTTTATTACATTTACTTGGTTATGGCGACAAAACTAAAATCGAGGAGTTTCAAATGCGCCATTTAGAAGAAGAAGCCTTGCAAATATGGCGTGACCGGCAAAAAACATAAACAAAAAATTCAATTCTTGTACCTTGTTAATCCGGATGAGGTGGCTATAGTCCATATACCTATCATTTGATTATTTAAAAGCACTATATTTGCTGTCTGCCTATTTATGTTATTACGATCTGTTGTTTACCAGTTTATGAGTCGTTTACTTGTTTTGTGGATGCTGGTTTTTGGCCTGCCTATATTTTTTGTAGGGGCATGTGCTGATACCAATACCGACCTGCTTGCCGAAAAATATATTGAAACGTATAAAGAGTTAGCCATAACCGAAATGGCACGAGCCCGTATTCCAGCCAGTATAAAACTTGCACAAGGATTAATAGAGTCGGGTTTTGGCACCAGTGAGTTGGCTAAAAAAGCCAATAATCATTTTGGTATCAAATGCCACTCCGGATGGAACGGCCCTGCCTACTACCAAACCGATGATGCCCCAAACGAGTGTTTTAGAAAATACGGAAACCCCTCTCAATCGTACGCAGATCATTCCGATTTTTTGCGCACCCGCGAACGCTATCAAAGCCTGTTTGCCCTTGATATTACCGATTATATTGGGTGGGCTAAGGGCTTAAAAGCAGCAGGTTATGCTACAAGTGCTACCTATGCCGAGCAACTGATTAATATAATTGAAGTGCACCGCCTATATCGTTTTGATATTGCTACCGATGCCGAGCAGGCAAATAATAACGGCAATAGCAAAAAAGGGAAAACCAAAACTAAACCTTCAAAAACTAACACAAATGGCAGCAAATTTCCCGACCCGTTTACCTATAATGGGTTAACTACGGTAATACTTCCTTTTGATGCAACCCAACAAGAAGTTGCTACTGCTTATCGTTTTCCGGTTAATTTATTAGCGCGTTACAATTACTTTGACAATCGCACTATACCTGCCGGAACAAAAATTTATTTCGAATCCAAACGCAATAAAGCCAAACGCGGGCTAAAATACCACCTTGTGAAATCGAGCGATGAAACCTTATTCGACATTTCGCAACAATATGGCGTAAAAGTTAATAAATTAGCGCAGCGAAACGGTATAACAACTGCTACGCCGCTAACTGCAGGCGAGCAAATTTACCTGCGGAAATGTCGCCCTAAAGGAAATGAAATAACCGACACCAAGCAAACACCTGGCAAAAAAACAAAAGTAAAGGCTAAAACAAAAATAAAAACTATTTAAGTTTATAAATTAACTCATTGTAGGTAGTATCTTTGTGGCCAAATATTTTGCAGTATTATGACACCTAACACATCTGCTACAACCGAGCCCCACCCCCTGCCAAATTTTGAAGACACAAAAATTGCCTTTGCACACAAAACCACAAATCAATTATCGTGGGCACTGCGCATGTTTAAACTTCTCAACCAAAATTGGTTAGTAAATGTAGGTAGTTATCTTGCGCAATGGGCAATAAACCTTAAACTGCCTATTGGTTGGGCCATAAAAAAAACTATTTATCCTTTGTTTTGCGGTGGCGAATCACTGCCCGAGATAATGCCATCCATGCAATTGTTAAGTCAGGCAAAAGTACACGTATTGCTTGATTACGGTGCAGAAGGCAAAGATACCGAAACCGATTTTGAAAAAACGCTACAACAAATAGTCGCTTCCTTAGATTTTGCGACACAACATACAACGGCGGTGCATGGGGTTAGCGCCAAGGTTACCGGATTTATACGTTTTGCACTGCTCGAAAAAATTGCCGCCAACACAGCACTAACTCCGGATGAAGATGCCGAGTTGCAACGCGCCAAAAATCGTTTAGAGGTTATATGCAGCAAAGCCGCCGCTTGTAATATTCCTATCTTCTTCGATGCGGAAGAGTCTTGGATTCAAGATCCGTTAGACGACATGGTAAATGCTATGATGCAGCAATACAATAAAACCGAGGCTGTTGTATTTAATACCATCCAATTATATCGGCACGACAGGTTGGCCTATTTAAAACAATGCCACCAGCACAGCTTAGCAAATGGCTACTTATTTGCAGTTAAATTAGTGCGCGGTGCTTATATGGAAAAAGAACGTTTACGGGCTGCACAACAGAACTACCCATCGCCTATTCAGCCCGACAAAGCCGCCACCGACAACGATTATGATGCTGCCTTAGCCTACTGCATTGAAAACATAAAAAGTATTGCCGTTTGTAATGCCTCGCATAACGAGCAAAGCAGTTTGCATCTTTGTCAGTTGTTAAATGAAAATAAAATACAGCCTCAGCATAACCACGTATGGTTTTCGCAACTATACGGTATGGGCGATAATATTTCGTTTAATTTAGCCAAATCCGGATACAATGTGGCTAAATATTTACCCTACGGTAAAGTAACCGAGGTAATTCCCTACTTAATACGCCGTGCCCGCGAAAACACCTCGGTAGCGGGGCAAATGGGCCGCGAATTACATTTTATTTCGAAAGAAATACACCGTAGAAAATCAGAAAAAGTATAGTTTAGATGGTCAATTGCTATTAGTTGAATTATAAATAAAAAGCCACCTATAACAAAACACTGTTTTGTTTTAGGTGGCTAATAAAATTATAATTAGGCTAATTTTTGGAATGAAAAATTAATCCCATTTTTCATCATCCGGGATATTGCTGTTGCTGCGATGTTTTTTGTCGTCCTCATCGTCATCGTCGTCATCATCGTCGTCATCCTCATCGTGGTTGCTTTGTGCGTTGGCGGCATACTCATCATTATCGTCGTCGTCGTCATCATCATCATCTCCCTCTTCATATTTGTCTTCTTTATCATCATCATCGTGGTCGTCATGTTCGTTTTGCTCACGGCGGTTGTTGTAGTATTCTTCTTCTTGGCGGTCAAACTCCTCAAAATCGTATTCGGGCATTAATTCAGTGCGTAGGTGATCAATAGTTTCTTGCAGGGTATTTAAAAATTTCAAAAAATCTTCTTTGTACACGTGTAATTTATGGCGTTCGTAGCCCATGCCATCAAAGCGTTTTTTGCTTTCGGTTACGGTAAGGTAATAATCGCCAACGCGGGTGCTATGAATATCAAAAAAATAAGTACGGCGGTTGCCGGCTCGCACCCTGCGCGACCAAACGTTGGTTTCTTTAGGGGACTCGCGGCGTTGGTAATCGCTATTTTCGTCACGGTAATTAGGTCGGTAGTCGTTGTTGCTGCGTTCACGTTCACGGTAGTTAGGTCGGTAGTCGCTGTTGCTGCGTTCGCGGTAGTTAGATCGATTCTCACTGTTGCGTTCACGGTTTTGGTAATAGTCGCTGCCACGTTCACGGTTTTGGTAGCCTTCGCCCCGCTCGCGGTAATTAGGGCGTTCGCTGTAATCTTTGTTTCGGTTGCTGTCGCGGTTAAAGTCTCTTTGGCGGTAATCGCGGTTGTTGTCTCTGTTGTTATCGCCGCGGTTGTTGTCACGGTCGCGGTAATCGCGGTAATTGTTGTCGCGGTAATTTTTGTTAAATCGGTTTCCCTTGTCCACGCTAATAATGTTTAAATAATAAATGAATAAAGTAAAAAATGCGCATACAAATTAAAGCAAAGTAAAACCTCGCAAAAAAGTGTTATTAAAAAATAAAAAATCTAAAAAATCTAAATCTAAAATAAAAACAGAAGAATAATACAATGACAATAAATAATCTTAATTACAATTCAGTTAAATTTTTGTTGACCAGTAGGCACAAAATCCGGATGATGCGCTAAGAAAAAAAATTAAGATTATAAAAAAAAAAGACTACTAAAAAGGCACATTAATAGCATTCAACCACGTAAAGTCGAGCAAAGTTATACACAATTTATTTAGGTAGTGCTTTTTTCTCAAGTTTTTTTCTTGTCTTCTTGCTGTTTTTGATAAATATTGAAGTAATGCCCTTTTTTATCGAGTAGGGTTTGGTGGGTGCCTTGTTCTATAATTTGCCCATCATGAAGCACCAAAATTTGGTCAAAATTCATTAACGAAAAAATCCGGTGGGTAATAACAATGGCTGTTTTTGGTTTGAGGTAGGTGTTTAAGTAAGTTAATATTTGTTCTTCTGTGTTGGCATCAACTGCCGAAAGGCAATCGTCTAATACAATTATTTCCGGATTTTTTATCAACGCCCTTGCCAAAGCTATGCGCTGCTTTTGCCCCCCCGACAAGGTAACGCCGCGCTCGCCAACAATAGTTTGCATACCATTGGGTAGTTGTAAAATGTCGTTTAAAACGGCTGCATTTTGGGCTGCATTTCTAATGTTTTCTTCGCTGGCGTTTTCCATCCCAAAGGCTATATTGTTAGACACTGTGTCTGAAAATAAAAATACTTCTTGAGGCGCGTAACCTATTTGTTGGCGCAATTGGGTTAGGTTTAGTTGTGCTATAGGTAGGTCATCAAAGCTAATTTCTCCGGAGCTTACATCGTATTTGCGCACTAAAAGTTCGGCAATAGTGCTTTTTCCGCAACCAGTGCGGCCTACAATAGCCATTTTTTGTCCAGGCTGCAAACTAAATGACACCTGTTTAAGTGCTGTAATGCCTGTCTCCGGATAGGTAAAACTAATATTATCAAATGTTAATTTTCCTTTTAAATTTATATTGTTGTTGTTGGGCGAGGTAATTTCGGGCTTGGTTTGTAAAAACTCGTTGATGCGTTTTTGACTGGCGGCTGCCTGTTGTACCATCGAAGCCACCCAACCCACCGAAGTTATAGGCCAGGTGAGCATATTCACATAAATTACAAATTCGGCTACATTTCCGGCGGTAATTTTTCCGGCAATTACCATGTTTCCGCCTATATAAATGGTGAGTAACGAGCTAAATCCTATTAAAAATAACATTAGCGGAAAAAAAAATGCCTGTACCCGTGCTAACCGCAATGTCCGTTGTTTATACTGGTCGCTTTGGTTGGCAAATTCGTTGTTAGTTGGTTGTTCCTGATTATAGGCTTTTATAACCCTAATGCCCGAGAACGACTCTTGTGCAATATTAGTTAATACCGACATTTGCCGCTGGATGGCCTCGCTGCGCCGGTTAATTATGCGGTTAATATAGTAAATACTGCCCGACAGGAATGGAAGCGGTAACAACACATATAAAGTTAATTCGGGGCTAACTGACCACATACTGGTAACCAACACCAGCATTAATGCTATTACATCTAAGGCGTACATGATGGCAGGGCCTAAGCATTGCCGCACATTCGATACGTCTTGGGTGCTGCGCGCCATCATGTCGCCGGTGCGGTTTTTTTTGTAAAATGCAGTACTTAGCTGCTGATAATGGGCATAAATGTCGTTGCGAAGGTCGTTTTCAATTATGCGCGAGGTTACAATAATAGTTTGCCGCATTAAAAACATAAATGCGCCTTTTATTAAAGCGATGACAAATATAATAAGACCAAAAAATAAAATAGCTTGGGCAAACTGGCTGTAAAACTTACTTTGCAGGCTAAACCCCGATAATTGTTTGTAGTACGTTATATTGTCGCCTACCAAATCAAAGGCATGGCGCACAATACGGGCAGGTAATGCTTCAAAAAGTTTTGAGCAAACTACAAACACCATACCTAATAACATACGCCATTTGTAACGTATAAAATATCGATTGAGGTAGGCAAGGTGTTTCATCGTTTGGCCTCTTTTAAGTAAAGTAAATTAGGGGGGCAAAGATACAACCCTATTAATTAAAACAAAAAAGGCATTAGCTTAACCAATGCCTTTTTTGTTTAATCAAACACTTCGAACAAGAACAAAACAATTTATATCAATACTTATTCAAAATAGCCTCAAGTATCATACAAAATACTATGTGTTATGGGTTAAATATAAGAGTGTTCGGTTTTTTTTGTTTGAAGAACAACTAAACTAATGTATAACGATACGTTGGGCAGTAGTTTTCCCTTCGTTATTTAGCACCACTAAATAAAATCCGGATGGTAAGGCAGAAAGGTCGGCATTATATTGATGCTCGCCCGGCGCTAAAATTTTGTTGTCAAGCAATATACTTACGGGCTGCCCTTGTAAATTATAAACCGCTAAATGGCTGTTGACCATGCTGTTAGTTCCAATATTAGCTGTCAGGTTTTTGGTAAGCGGATTAAAATTTGCCGAAAACATGGTAACGGCATTATGGGCGGGGTTTAGGTCAATACCATCAATAAGTTCGGTTAAAGTAGCTTTGGTGGTATAAACTAAGTCGCCCGAGTTTGCCCCGTTATTATTAGCGGCTATACCAGCAGCATAAAAAGTAATATCGCCAGTACCTACAGTTTCAGGGGCTACCCAATCAAAAGAATAGCTATTAGTAGTTTTTGCAGGGTTGTGGAAAGCGTATTGTTTGCCCGATCCAGCTTTGGCTACGCCAACTTTTTCGGCGCTGTTGGCAACAAAAGTACCCACGCTTTTATTACTTTTATCGAAGGCAAGAATTTCAAAACCAAATTTAGCTTTGGTGGCATCTGTAACGGTAACCGTTAATTTGCTGGTTTTTGTGGCCGAATAATTGGTAGCTCCATTAAAGCTGATTTCAATTTTACCCGATCCTGTATTGGGTGCACCGCCATGGCAATCATTGCAAGCTTTTGTTTCACTTGGGGCACCGGTTTTGCCCAATGGTGGTTTGGCCGAGTTGGTAAAAGCGCTGTTAAATGTAAGTGCCTCTGTAATTAAAAAGGCAAGAAGTGTTAGGACTGTAATTTTTTTAAGCATTATGGTTTTTGTAAATTAAAGCGAAAATTTTTATAAGAAGGGTAAACAGATAATAAATAAAATTGTTTGCGAAATTACCAGAAAAATAAAACAAAATACTACTGCGATACGCTATTATAATGATTTTTGTCAGAAATTAGACTTGAAAATTGCCCCAACTCGCATAAAGCTGCCCTAAAATTATTTCCGGATAGCTAAAAAACAGGAAAATCCGGAAGGAATGATTGATTATAGTTTGCAAACAAAAGTAAGCCGCTTTTTTTCACACTTGACAATATATATTTTGCCGTAACTTTGTAACATGGATAACAAATTACCAGTAACTACAACCGCATCTTCTTTAGGTGTTGACCACGACTTGGGTAATACCTGCTCGAAAAATGCTTATGCGTGGGCAAAAAAAACATTTGCCAACCGCCATAACTTAGCCGGCGAACCCGTACTTAAAACCGATGGCGGCTTTGCCAACCTTTTGCAGTTTAACGGCCAAAAAATAGGTATCACCAGCGATGGGATAGGCACAAAAGTTGAGTTGGCCGAGCGCACCGGTATTTACCACACCTTGGGCTTCGATTTGGTAGCTATGGTAGCCGATGATTTAGCCGCAGCAGGTTTGGTTCCTACCAATTTATCAAATATTTTAGATGTTGACCGCTTAAACTATAATATAGTAGATGCCCTAATGCAAGGCCTGCACGATGCCGCCAATTTTTGCCAAATTGCAGTAACCGGCGGCGAAATTGCCGAACTTGGCAACCGTATTGGCGGCTGGGGCAACAATATGCACTTTAATTGGTGTAGCACTGCTATTGGAATTTTACATCCGGCATTGTTGGCACCCTTAGATGGTAGCGAAATAACCTCGGGGCAAGCTGTGATAACCTTGTATAGCCCCGGCTTCCGAAGTAATGGGTTTTCGGCAGCGCGGCGCATTTTGGCACAAAATTACGGCTCGGACGATTGGCACCAAGCCCAATTTTTACCCGAACAAAAAACCTGGGGCGAGGTACTGCTTACGCCTTGTACTATTTATACGCCCTTAGTAACCCAACTGTTAAACGATGGCGTAGCTTTAAGCGGAGTAGCACATATTACCGGCGGCGGCATAGCCGAAAACTTAGCACGGCTGCTGCGCCTAAATCAGTTGGGCGCAACCCTGCCAACCCTTTTTAATCCGCACCAAGCCATGCAACAATTAGTGCAATGGTCAAAAATGCCCCCTGCCGAAGCTTACCGTACCTGGAACATGGCGAACGGCCTTTTGCTGATTAGCCCCACCAACCAGGTTAACAGCATTTTGCAACAAGCACAAAACATGGGCTACAAAGCACAATTGGCAGGCGAAGTTTTACCCAACACGACCCAAATAACGATGGCAACGCCTTATGGCCAACTAACACACGACTATGCAAAAGTGATTGGGAAATAAAGAAAAACAATCAAATAACCAAGAAATGGGTGAGTTTGTTTCTTGGTTTTTAGGTGTAACAGAATTGAGTTTTTTTCTTAGATTTGTAATTGTTTTGTCATAAAATTATTTTTTTTAAAAAATTATCCGGATAGAAATGGGCGAAAATCCTTTGCAGGTGGGCATTCTACACGCTTTAACAATTCTTTAACCTCTGAAGATTTTATCCGGACGTAATTTAAGGCACGAGTTTTGCACTTCATTTAGTCAAGCAATACAAATTTTATCCTATCGAGAAAAAACGGTACAAAGCAATAATACGTTTATAAAGTATTTAATATTATATTGTTGTGTTTATTTATAACGCAATTATTGCCTACACTAATTTACTTATCCGTTATTTAAAAAGCCTACTTACCATGATACATCCTTTAGAGCGTTTAAATGCTTTATGGGCATTCAGTTTTTTTGCCCTTTTATTAACAGGTGCTTTGGGCCTACAAGCGCAAACCTGTTCGTTTACCATTAATGGGTCGGGGCCGCCATTTTACCTTTGTGCCAGCGATTTGCCGGCAACCCTCGAAGGAAGCCCCAGCGGCGGCAGCTTTTCGGGGTCGGCAGTTATTGGCAATATTTTTAATCCGGTGGCTATACCGGGCGAGTTTATGATTACCTATTTAGCACCCGGCGCAGCCTGCGTTGTTACCGAAACCATTCAGGTTGATGTTCCCTCGAAAAAAGCCATGCCCAACCCTATTGCCGATTTTTATTGTAAGAACGACAATACTTCGTATCCTTTATCCGGAAACTTAGGCGCCGATGGCTATTTTACCCTCGACAATATTAAAGCTTCAAACATTACGCCCTCGCTACTTAGCCCCGGCCCTCACACCTTGCAATATGCGTATATTGACCCAAACAACGGCTGCGTTGATGTTTATACTAATATTATTAACGTAATGACCCCACCCGACATGACGGTTAAAGGGTTGTTGCCCGTTTTTTGTTTAGATAATCCCGTAACATCTTTATCGTGTGTGGGCACCTTAGCGGGGCCTGGTATTACCGGAGGTTATGCTTTTGACCCCGCTAAAGCCGGATTGGGCAAACATATTATTACCCATACATTTGCCGATTTAGCTAATATTTGTAAAGCTACCGAAACATTTACCGTTGAAGTGGTTGCCCCGTTAAACTTAGATTTTGCTTTGACAACTGACAACTGTTTTGCTGAAACCGACACCATCGCTTATACCGGACAAGCCCTTGACGCAACGGCAGCTTATAACTGGTCGGTCGAGGGGGGCAAATTATACAAAACCTTAACAATATGGTAGTTGTAAAATGGCAGGGTATGGGCAATAAACAAGTAACACTTACACTAAACAATGTAGTTTGTGAAGGGGCTTCGTTAAGCAAAAATATTTCAAAATCAGAACTTGCCGTTGGCTTACCCGAAAACATACTGTTAAAAGGCGGGCAAACATACACCTTTGAGCCGGCAATAAATAACCCCGATGGCCTTAATCTTAGCTACTTGTGGTCGCCAAGTTTGGGTTTATCGTGTAGTACCTGCCCCCAACCCATAGCGGCACCCGGCATAACTACTAACTATCAACTCACCATTACCGATGCTAATAACTGCACCATTACAAGAAACACCACTATTACAATTGTTGATGGCCAGCCTATTTTTGTGCCAAATATTTTTACCCCAAACGACGATGGCCTAAACGATATATTATATGTACGAGGCAGCAGTATTGAGGCGCTAACCTTTGCCATTTTTGACCGCATGGGCGAAAAAGTATTTGAAACAAGCGACCAAACTACCGGATGGGACGGTACCTGGCGCAATAAAAAACTGAACGGCGTATATGTTTGGGTGGCACAAGTTACCTTGCTGGGCGGTAAACCCGAAATTTATAAAGGCACCATAACCGTTGTCAGATAAAAAAAAACGTTTTTATTTAAGGTAAAACTACTATTTGCAAAAGAAACAACTAAGCAACAAATTAATAGCTAATATCCGGATAAAAACCCCTTGCAAAACACAATGATTAATAATAGGTGTAATTCGAAAATCAAACTCATCGCTTCTTCTCTCAAAGCTCATCAATAATAATAATATTTTACATTTAAGCAAAATGCGTTACTATTATATTTTACAATTCGTTTTCTTGTTGGGTTTAGCTAACGCCTTACAAGCGCAAGATACCCATTTTTCGCAAAACTTTGCCAACCCAATATTTTTAAACCCAGGCATTACTGGCATTATTAACGGCGATACCCGTGTAGTAGGCATTTACCGCAGTCAGTGGGGCAGTTTAGTACCCGAAAACCCATTTAAAACCTATTTGGTATCGGCTGATATGGCTTTTGCCGGCGCCGGCAGGCGCGACAGGTTTGGCCTGGGCTTAATGGCCTACAAAGATGGCGGTGGGGCTGTAAATTTTGCTACGCATTATATTGATGCTTCGTTCTCGTACATTTTGGCTTTAAATGACAATAGTTACTTAGGCGCAGGTTTTGCCGGAGGTATGACGCAGCGCGGTTTTGATATTAACAACGCACAATTTGACGACCAATATATTGACGGCTCGGTTAGCACCAACCCCTCGGCTGATGTAGGCAATTTGGCTACAAGTTTATGGCGTGCCAATCTTGGTGCCGGCTTGTTATATTACACCTCGCCATCAGCACGCAGCAATTTTTTTACAGGAATAGCAATGCACCATATTACTTCGCCAAATAGCAGTTTTACCGAACTAAATATTAACGACGAAGACAAAGTACATCAAAAAATATCAGCACAAATTGGCGGTAATTTACCCATTGGCAACCACCTCGACCTTGCCCCCAGTGCTTGGTTTGTTAAACAAGGCCCGCATCAAAAAATAGATATCGGTACATTTTTTAGATATATTTTTGATAGTGACACAAAATATGGCCTCGAGCGCTCGGTAAGCATTGGCCCTTGGGTGCGCTTAGGCAATCATATATCCGGATTTGGTATGAATGACTTAGTAATTGCAGGCAAAATTACTTACGATAATTTAGGTGTTGGTCTTAGTTACGATATTAATTTAGCCAACGAATTAAAAATAGCCAACGGTGGGCGTGGTGGCTTCGAAATATCGTTAAGCTATACTGGTTTGCTGCGCCCTTCGCACCGCGACTCGTACAGTTGCCCAAATTTTTAACACTATATTTATTACTTACAAATACGGTGTATAGACACATTTGCGAATTAAAACGGATACCCAAAGCCCAAATTTAGGGTTAGGTTGTTGCGCCGCCATTTACTTGATAGTGGATTAGTATTTTTAAATACCCAACGTCCTTGTTCGGGTTGGCGTGGGTCAAGTATGGGTACGCCCAAGTCTAAGCGCAATACAAAATAACTCAAATCCAAACGCAAGCCAAATCCGGTTCCTACGGCTATTTCTTTGTAAAATCGCTTGAAATCAAAAACGCCACTTTTGGTTAAATCGTCGGTGTAATATAGCTGCCAGATATTGCCGGCATCGGCAAAAATTGCCCCATCAAAATACGAAAACAAGTGAAAACGGTACTCAATATTAGCTTCCATTTTGAGGTTGCCGTATCGTTCAAAATCTTGTACTTTAAACAGCGAAATATCAACTGTAT
The sequence above is drawn from the Sphingobacteriales bacterium genome and encodes:
- a CDS encoding PorP/SprF family type IX secretion system membrane protein is translated as MRYYYILQFVFLLGLANALQAQDTHFSQNFANPIFLNPGITGIINGDTRVVGIYRSQWGSLVPENPFKTYLVSADMAFAGAGRRDRFGLGLMAYKDGGGAVNFATHYIDASFSYILALNDNSYLGAGFAGGMTQRGFDINNAQFDDQYIDGSVSTNPSADVGNLATSLWRANLGAGLLYYTSPSARSNFFTGIAMHHITSPNSSFTELNINDEDKVHQKISAQIGGNLPIGNHLDLAPSAWFVKQGPHQKIDIGTFFRYIFDSDTKYGLERSVSIGPWVRLGNHISGFGMNDLVIAGKITYDNLGVGLSYDINLANELKIANGGRGGFEISLSYTGLLRPSHRDSYSCPNF